One window of candidate division KSB1 bacterium genomic DNA carries:
- the crtI gene encoding phytoene desaturase family protein → MKRIAVIGGGLAGLAGAISLAHRNLQVTLFEKNPLLGGKMSEIVFGGYRFDTGPSLLTMPFIIDDLFAACGLDRQEYLNFIPVAPLCRYFFPDGSRYDAYAEPALRAEETRRFSPSQVEAIERFLAYSRRIYELTAETFIFNPIHELRTLLNRRNLSTLLHFRELDAFRTVHQAVSRFFNDGRLVQLFDRYPTYNGSDPFKAPATLNIIPHVEYNLGGYYIQGGMYRLVDALHRIARDFGVEILLNTAGRKIEHRKGRIVGVQTDRGFIPVDAVLCNTDVVQAYNNLIDGFDGHRAKLNRLEPSISGIVFLWAVRGVHKEAAHHNIFFSQDYRREFQQIFDDLVPPEDPTVYAAITSKTDADHAPPNAENWFVLVNAPYLAGQNWHEAVEHLRSTVLQKLALHGFSLANKIQFEKVLTPVDFYERFGSNRGSIYGISSNSRYTAFLRPPNRSRQIRGLYFAGGSSHPGGGVPLVVQSGKIAAKLLIEDLTH, encoded by the coding sequence ATGAAAAGGATCGCAGTGATCGGCGGAGGTCTGGCAGGACTGGCCGGCGCAATCTCGCTGGCACATCGGAATCTGCAGGTCACTCTGTTTGAAAAAAACCCGCTGCTCGGCGGCAAGATGAGCGAAATCGTATTTGGAGGCTATCGTTTCGATACCGGCCCGTCGCTCCTGACCATGCCGTTCATCATTGACGATCTGTTCGCCGCCTGCGGTTTGGATCGGCAGGAGTATCTGAATTTTATTCCTGTTGCGCCGCTGTGCCGCTATTTCTTTCCGGACGGCAGCCGCTATGATGCCTATGCCGAGCCGGCGCTGCGTGCTGAGGAAACTCGCCGCTTTTCCCCCTCCCAAGTGGAGGCTATAGAGCGATTCCTTGCTTATTCTCGACGTATTTACGAATTGACTGCCGAAACCTTTATTTTTAATCCAATTCACGAGCTACGGACTCTATTGAACCGGAGAAATCTTTCTACGCTGCTTCATTTTCGGGAGCTCGACGCCTTTCGCACCGTTCATCAAGCTGTAAGCCGCTTTTTCAACGACGGCAGGCTGGTGCAACTGTTCGACCGCTACCCTACCTACAACGGCAGCGACCCGTTTAAAGCGCCGGCGACGCTGAACATCATTCCTCACGTCGAGTATAATTTGGGCGGCTATTATATTCAAGGCGGCATGTATCGCCTTGTGGACGCTCTACATCGTATTGCGCGCGACTTTGGCGTGGAGATTCTCCTCAACACGGCCGGCAGGAAAATCGAACATCGAAAGGGACGAATCGTAGGCGTCCAGACCGACAGAGGCTTTATCCCTGTCGATGCCGTTCTTTGTAATACCGATGTCGTTCAAGCCTATAATAATCTTATCGACGGCTTTGACGGCCATCGCGCCAAACTCAACCGATTGGAGCCGTCGATCTCCGGCATCGTGTTTCTGTGGGCAGTTAGGGGCGTTCATAAGGAAGCTGCTCATCATAATATCTTTTTTTCGCAAGATTATCGCCGAGAATTTCAGCAAATATTCGACGATCTTGTTCCGCCGGAAGATCCGACGGTATATGCGGCAATTACCTCGAAAACGGACGCCGACCATGCCCCTCCGAATGCGGAAAATTGGTTCGTCCTCGTCAATGCACCGTACTTGGCCGGACAAAATTGGCATGAGGCCGTTGAGCATCTACGGAGTACAGTTCTGCAAAAGCTTGCGCTCCACGGTTTTTCGCTGGCAAACAAGATCCAATTTGAAAAGGTGTTGACGCCTGTGGATTTTTACGAGCGTTTCGGCAGCAACCGCGGCAGCATTTACGGCATTTCTTCCAACAGCCGCTATACGGCATTTTTACGGCCTCCAAACCGCAGTCGTCAAATCAGAGGGCTCTATTTCGCCGGCGGTTCGTCGCATCCCGGCGGAGGCGTGCCTTTGGTCGTTCAATCCGGTAAAATTGCGGCAAAGCTGCTTATTGAAGATCTGACTCATTAA
- a CDS encoding lysophospholipid acyltransferase family protein, with amino-acid sequence MIPASPSALHEMIFRPYIFNLMRRHFHSIRLFGEPPNSDEGAILLLPNHSTWWDGFFVYLLKVKLFHRPIFLMMLEEQLRRNRFFSRVGAYSIEPRSVKKSLESLSYTQKLLAQKAVVCIFPQGELLPWGVRPLVYKRGVELLIRQAPEPVRVIQAAFRAEYLTDQRADVFIRLNEVTDLCGSSEDLTERLQTRHEALLNELQEQIIRREEGKVLLQGKASINESFAMWRHRLSRKRDRA; translated from the coding sequence ATGATACCTGCCTCGCCGTCTGCCCTGCATGAGATGATATTTCGGCCATATATTTTTAATCTCATGCGGCGCCATTTCCATTCGATTCGTCTGTTCGGCGAACCTCCGAACTCCGATGAAGGGGCAATTCTGCTTCTCCCCAATCACAGCACCTGGTGGGACGGCTTTTTCGTCTATCTGCTGAAAGTAAAACTTTTTCACCGTCCCATATTTCTCATGATGCTGGAGGAACAGCTCCGTCGAAACCGTTTTTTTTCCCGTGTCGGCGCCTATTCTATAGAGCCTCGCTCTGTAAAAAAAAGTTTGGAATCATTGAGCTATACACAAAAGCTATTGGCGCAAAAAGCCGTCGTCTGCATTTTTCCCCAGGGCGAGCTGCTGCCCTGGGGAGTGAGGCCTCTCGTCTACAAGCGCGGTGTGGAGCTATTGATTCGTCAAGCTCCTGAGCCCGTGAGAGTTATACAAGCCGCTTTCAGAGCCGAATACCTTACGGATCAGCGCGCGGATGTTTTTATCCGTCTTAACGAAGTAACTGACCTTTGCGGATCATCGGAGGATCTCACGGAGAGGTTGCAGACCCGGCATGAAGCTCTATTGAACGAGCTTCAAGAACAAATTATCCGACGCGAAGAAGGAAAAGTTTTGCTGCAGGGTAAAGCGTCGATCAACGAATCATTTGCAATGTGGCGTCATCGCCTAAGCCGCAAAAGGGACAGGGCATGA
- the crtI gene encoding phytoene desaturase family protein: MKKIAVIGAGFGGLSVGIRLQAAGFQVTIFEKNARVGGHAYLLEKEGYRFDMGPSLITAPSVIEDIFNAAGKKLSDYLELIPLDPFYRIYFHDKTYIDYIDDADRMKQQMAAFNPDDAAQYDRFMAASRELYRAVILEKLGATPFDNWKIMLSFAPRALRLGALVSSYNFASRFFKDFRHRFVFSFHPLFIGGNPFRSPAVYQMIPYLEKVGGVWFTKGGMTTLVDAFRRLFEDLGGKILTESPVKRIVVENGTATGVQVDHEIHRFDAVISNADFIHTYGTLIPEAYRKKWTRRRLKKIHYSMSAFLLYLGVRRQYPQLKHHTLILSPRYKELIRDIFDKKILPQDFSMYLHVPTRTDPGMAPQGCESMYVLVPVANLQSGIDWSREAEPFRNRILDFLEKDFGLEELRANLQVVETFTPADFLKKNNNTYGSAWGVEPRLTQTAIFRPHNRSEDIARLYLVGASTHPGAGLPGVMMTAETTAKLVINDLRT, encoded by the coding sequence ATGAAAAAAATCGCCGTCATAGGTGCAGGATTCGGCGGCCTTTCCGTTGGAATACGCTTGCAGGCTGCCGGATTTCAGGTCACGATTTTTGAAAAAAACGCCCGTGTCGGGGGGCATGCTTACTTGTTGGAAAAAGAAGGCTATCGTTTCGATATGGGCCCATCGCTCATCACGGCGCCTTCGGTAATCGAAGATATTTTTAACGCTGCCGGTAAAAAGCTTTCCGATTATCTCGAGTTAATTCCTCTCGATCCATTCTATCGTATCTATTTTCACGACAAAACCTATATCGATTACATCGACGACGCCGACCGAATGAAGCAGCAGATGGCGGCATTCAATCCTGATGATGCGGCTCAATACGACCGGTTCATGGCGGCATCGCGTGAGCTCTATCGTGCCGTCATTCTGGAAAAGTTGGGGGCAACGCCCTTTGATAATTGGAAAATAATGTTGTCGTTTGCACCCCGTGCTTTACGCCTCGGCGCCCTTGTCAGCTCCTATAACTTTGCTTCACGTTTTTTTAAAGACTTTCGTCATCGGTTCGTCTTTTCATTCCATCCGTTGTTCATCGGCGGCAACCCTTTTCGCTCGCCGGCCGTGTATCAAATGATTCCGTATCTCGAAAAGGTCGGCGGTGTCTGGTTTACTAAGGGCGGGATGACCACTTTGGTGGACGCGTTTCGTCGTCTTTTCGAGGATCTCGGCGGAAAAATTCTCACCGAATCGCCGGTCAAACGAATCGTGGTCGAAAACGGTACGGCAACCGGGGTGCAGGTCGACCATGAAATCCATCGTTTCGACGCTGTTATTTCGAACGCCGACTTTATCCACACCTACGGCACCCTCATACCTGAGGCCTATCGCAAAAAGTGGACGAGGCGACGTCTAAAAAAGATCCACTACAGTATGAGTGCGTTTCTCCTCTACCTCGGCGTCAGACGGCAGTATCCGCAGCTCAAACACCACACGCTCATTTTATCGCCGCGCTATAAGGAGCTGATCCGCGATATTTTCGATAAAAAGATACTGCCGCAGGACTTTTCGATGTACCTGCACGTGCCCACGCGAACCGATCCCGGCATGGCACCGCAAGGATGCGAAAGCATGTATGTGCTCGTTCCGGTTGCCAATCTGCAAAGCGGTATCGATTGGTCGCGCGAAGCGGAACCCTTCCGCAACCGAATTCTTGACTTTTTGGAAAAAGATTTCGGATTGGAGGAGTTGAGAGCAAATCTTCAGGTGGTCGAAACATTTACACCGGCAGATTTCCTTAAAAAGAACAACAACACCTATGGAAGCGCGTGGGGAGTCGAGCCGAGATTGACGCAGACCGCCATTTTCCGCCCGCATAACCGCAGCGAAGACATTGCACGACTCTACCTCGTCGGCGCTTCCACTCATCCCGGCGCCGGCCTGCCGGGCGTTATGATGACGGCAGAAACGACCGCAAAACTCGTCATCAATGATCTGAGGACGTAA